The Methyloferula stellata AR4 genome includes a window with the following:
- a CDS encoding chemotaxis protein CheA, which produces MSSQLDALWAEFAAETEEHLDALERLLSDRRGANWTRDEIGALFRYFHSLKGTFLAMGFSNVEAVAHHCEDILSLVREGRTLLDGELATLLLRAVDCLKGMREDVIASQKDARPAADILRELEGHCGPQSTAASEPAAAIPADMPLSDDPEMLAIYSELLDQRLPSVALALSAKASARTGAAETAGELAYGAEMMGFDALAEQLQTIAEEATGAGDQTRQNLILHFGELREQVQIIEDITGVSSGAVSLGAALAAQLTPDYAASLDALAAAVSRIDEDAADAGCVVNAGGALRAAASCLGLERAARLLVLIEERFRNVDPLDPTVLLLFRDLAQDAIEVLRQTADATTDIEPNVADAIGRQWEASFRTPASLSLTEASASRWLRPDVLATLSAEQEARLETALADGRHAYQILLDLETHPDIAGDFIAWLSSAVETITSRTVYRDGANCFEFLIVSEHPADWINAQLAALDPEQSCLRGIEQGQAQAAIASPQVAASPATIRAPLIRVQSETIDELMAEVGEMRTALASLADLVQHGRIATALRDARRNSQDVAKHDQDARTHLDAMDGDLRDLKALEHTLEAAHRRIWSAGLQLRVIPVDGLFGRLSRAARDLAQKLGKNIDVVIEGREVRIDKSMVDLLIDPLMHMVRNAIDHGVETPEQRRAAAKSARATLSISASERGNSVDIVIADDGRGLDRSRILAKAISLGMIAPHQAEQMADREINALIFQPGFSTADAVTEISGRGVGMDVVAAALQRLGGVIDVESSLGAGTRFTLKLPVSAALLRALLVEVGTQIFALPERQVVSLMERARDEIDEVQGRQIIIYRGTAVPVHRLGAALGFDEVEAKPDLSKPDLTHIAIVTTGTRMFGLAVDRVLRFQDLFLKELHPMLAAVPVIAGASVLGDGRPVLVLDARGLVGLSPASDGVASPVAMKP; this is translated from the coding sequence ATGAGTTCGCAACTCGATGCCTTATGGGCCGAATTCGCCGCCGAGACCGAAGAGCATCTCGATGCGCTCGAGCGTCTGTTATCGGACCGGCGCGGCGCCAATTGGACGCGCGACGAGATTGGCGCGCTCTTTCGCTATTTCCATTCGCTCAAGGGCACTTTCCTGGCCATGGGCTTTTCCAATGTCGAGGCCGTCGCCCATCATTGCGAAGATATTCTAAGCCTCGTGCGCGAGGGACGCACGCTCCTCGATGGCGAGCTTGCTACGCTGCTGCTGCGCGCCGTCGATTGCCTCAAAGGCATGCGTGAGGATGTGATCGCAAGTCAGAAGGACGCGAGGCCAGCCGCCGACATTCTGCGTGAGCTTGAGGGCCATTGCGGGCCGCAGAGCACCGCCGCGAGTGAACCCGCAGCCGCGATCCCGGCCGACATGCCGCTCAGCGACGATCCGGAAATGCTCGCAATCTATAGCGAGCTTCTGGATCAGCGGCTGCCGTCCGTGGCGCTCGCACTCTCCGCCAAGGCAAGCGCGCGCACCGGAGCCGCCGAGACGGCGGGCGAACTTGCCTATGGCGCCGAGATGATGGGATTCGACGCGCTCGCCGAGCAATTGCAAACCATTGCCGAAGAGGCAACAGGCGCTGGCGACCAAACCCGACAAAATCTCATCCTGCATTTCGGCGAACTTCGCGAGCAGGTTCAAATCATCGAGGACATAACCGGCGTTTCATCCGGCGCGGTTTCGCTCGGCGCCGCCCTCGCGGCGCAACTGACACCCGACTATGCCGCCAGCCTCGATGCGCTCGCCGCGGCGGTGTCGCGCATCGATGAAGATGCCGCCGATGCCGGCTGCGTGGTGAATGCCGGCGGGGCCTTGCGCGCGGCCGCGAGCTGCCTCGGTCTTGAGCGCGCCGCCCGGCTTCTTGTTCTCATCGAAGAACGGTTTCGCAATGTCGATCCGCTCGATCCGACCGTGCTGCTCCTGTTTCGCGACCTTGCCCAGGATGCCATCGAAGTCCTCCGGCAGACCGCCGATGCGACAACCGATATCGAGCCGAATGTCGCCGATGCGATTGGCCGCCAATGGGAAGCAAGCTTCCGCACGCCGGCGTCGCTGTCTCTCACCGAGGCCTCCGCCAGCCGCTGGCTGCGGCCCGACGTGCTCGCGACTCTGTCGGCCGAACAGGAAGCAAGGCTGGAGACGGCGCTTGCCGATGGCCGTCACGCCTATCAAATCCTGCTCGATCTCGAAACGCATCCAGATATCGCGGGCGATTTCATCGCATGGCTTTCATCTGCGGTCGAAACCATCACCAGCCGCACGGTCTATCGCGACGGCGCCAATTGTTTCGAATTTCTGATCGTCTCCGAACATCCAGCGGATTGGATAAATGCACAGCTCGCGGCGCTCGATCCCGAGCAGTCCTGCCTGCGCGGCATCGAGCAGGGCCAAGCGCAGGCCGCGATCGCGTCGCCTCAGGTCGCCGCAAGTCCCGCCACGATCCGCGCGCCGCTGATCCGGGTGCAGAGCGAGACCATCGACGAATTGATGGCTGAAGTCGGCGAAATGCGGACCGCCTTGGCGAGCCTTGCCGACCTCGTCCAACATGGGCGGATCGCGACGGCCCTGCGCGATGCACGCCGTAATAGTCAGGATGTAGCAAAGCATGACCAGGACGCGCGCACACATCTCGACGCGATGGACGGCGATTTGCGCGATCTCAAAGCGCTGGAACATACGCTCGAAGCCGCGCACCGGCGGATCTGGAGCGCCGGTTTGCAGCTTCGCGTCATTCCGGTCGATGGCCTCTTCGGGCGTCTCTCCCGCGCGGCGCGCGATCTTGCGCAGAAGCTCGGCAAGAATATCGATGTCGTGATCGAAGGCCGCGAAGTGCGGATCGATAAAAGCATGGTCGATCTCTTGATCGACCCGCTGATGCATATGGTCCGCAACGCCATCGATCACGGCGTCGAAACCCCGGAGCAGCGCCGCGCGGCGGCTAAGTCAGCGCGGGCGACCCTCTCGATCTCGGCTTCCGAGCGCGGCAATAGTGTCGATATCGTCATCGCGGATGACGGGCGCGGCCTCGATCGCAGCAGGATCCTGGCGAAAGCGATCAGCCTCGGCATGATCGCGCCGCATCAGGCCGAGCAAATGGCGGATCGCGAGATCAATGCGCTGATCTTCCAGCCGGGCTTTTCAACCGCCGATGCCGTGACCGAGATTTCGGGCCGCGGTGTCGGAATGGATGTGGTGGCGGCGGCTCTCCAGCGGCTCGGCGGCGTTATCGATGTCGAATCCTCGCTCGGCGCGGGCACAAGATTCACTTTGAAGCTGCCAGTCTCGGCGGCTTTGCTCCGGGCTTTGCTGGTCGAGGTCGGCACGCAGATCTTCGCTTTGCCGGAACGTCAGGTCGTGAGTTTGATGGAACGCGCGCGCGACGAGATCGACGAGGTGCAAGGCCGCCAGATCATCATCTACCGTGGCACGGCGGTGCCGGTACATCGGCTTGGGGCGGCGCTTGGGTTCGACGAGGTCGAAGCCAAGCCAGATCTTTCAAAGCCAGATCTCACACATATTGCGATCGTCACCACCGGCACGCGGATGTTTGGCCTCGCCGTCGATCGGGTGTTGCGATTCCAGGACCTGTTCCTGAAGGAATTGCATCCGATGCTTGCCGCGGTGCCGGTGATCGCAGGCGCATCCGTCTTGGGCGACGGGCGCCCGGTTCTGGTCCTCGACGCGCGAGGCCTCGTCGGACTTAGCCCGGCAAGCGACGGCGTTGCCTCGCCCGTCGCGATGAAGCCATGA
- a CDS encoding PP2C family protein-serine/threonine phosphatase: MNSADQIRQLGTGLAKLLDGTESGPSLRAFEKAGGDLDGLVALVDLLHAREAQRDALICERTFQLELALDILRTRDKVAAEQAEWDFATDLQLAGLPQDFPPFPDRTDFDLHAGMVTAKEVGGDLYDFFLLAPNRLGFVVADAAGKGLPAAIFITLTRTLLRAAAQRLDQPGDCLTAANAMLCIDNPTIMFTTAFYGVLDTETGEVLYANAGHNPPYVLRGDGRVDMLTGLGGMALGVMEEMRYKTQQIRLAPGESIVCFSDGVTEATNADGALFGEERLVALFDGQTKTHPTELLGTIIVEVDTYMALAPMADDVTLLVLRYNGVA; the protein is encoded by the coding sequence CCGGCGGCGACCTCGATGGCTTGGTGGCGCTGGTCGATCTTTTGCACGCGCGCGAGGCGCAACGCGACGCGCTCATCTGCGAGCGCACCTTTCAGCTCGAACTGGCGCTCGATATTTTGCGCACGCGCGACAAGGTGGCGGCCGAGCAGGCCGAATGGGATTTCGCGACCGATTTGCAACTCGCGGGCCTGCCGCAGGATTTTCCGCCTTTTCCGGACCGCACCGATTTCGATCTTCATGCCGGCATGGTGACGGCCAAGGAAGTCGGCGGCGATCTTTACGATTTCTTTCTGCTCGCGCCGAACCGCCTGGGCTTTGTCGTCGCCGACGCGGCGGGCAAGGGCCTGCCGGCGGCGATCTTCATCACTTTGACGCGCACTCTGTTGCGCGCGGCGGCGCAACGCCTCGATCAGCCGGGCGATTGCCTGACCGCGGCCAATGCCATGCTCTGCATCGACAATCCGACGATCATGTTCACCACGGCCTTTTATGGTGTGCTCGACACGGAGACAGGCGAAGTGCTCTACGCCAACGCGGGTCATAATCCGCCCTATGTTTTGCGCGGCGACGGGCGCGTGGACATGTTGACGGGCTTGGGCGGCATGGCGCTCGGCGTCATGGAGGAGATGCGCTACAAGACGCAACAGATCCGCCTGGCGCCGGGCGAAAGCATCGTCTGCTTTAGCGACGGCGTGACGGAGGCGACCAATGCCGATGGTGCCTTGTTCGGAGAGGAGCGCTTGGTCGCGCTCTTCGATGGCCAGACGAAAACCCATCCGACCGAGTTGCTCGGCACGATCATCGTCGAAGTCGACACCTATATGGCGCTTGCGCCCATGGCCGACGACGTGACGCTTTTGGTCCTGCGCTATAATGGGGTGGCTTGA